In Clostridiaceae bacterium, the genomic stretch AACTCGCTTACGCTCGCCCTTGACATCCTCAGACATAGTAAATAAATGTAAAATATAGAAATTTAAAGAAAGGAGAATCTAACTTAGAAAAGCTGAAAAATTGTCTTGACAATGGGGGGCATTATAACTGAAAAGCAGGTTAAATTACCTTCAGGTAAAAGTGTGGTTGCAAAAAAATTCAGAGTGGTAATTAAAGGTTATATTTCTCTTTATTTTATAGATGAAAATTGTATGTCAGAACCAATTCCATTTACGACACATAAAATTTTTTATCTCTATGCGCCAAAAGGAACTAATTTATCATTTAGGTTATATGATTTTAAATATTGTATTGATGAAATTTGTACTAATAATAATTCACCTAATATAGAAATTAAAGTATCACTTGGCACTGTTGTCCGCTCAGAAGCCCATGTAGACTTAGTTGTTCCGGCTGTTGAGGAACCAACAGAAAACGTTTGCAATTATAAAATAAAAAAGGCATGTATAAACGTTACAAGAGTTTTTGATAAATGTTTTTTTACAAATGAAATAAATATACCATATCAAGAAGAAATCATTAAAGCTGAAGTATATCTATACAATACTTTATTTTATGAAAATAAAATTGAATATACCGATGATGATGAATTAATTGAATATGGCAACATGGGTATCCTTGACCCTCAAGAGGTATCTTACTTTACTCTATTTATAAATGGAGTTATACAACCAAGTACAAATTATGAAATTAAAAAGGGATCGCTTAAATTAAAAACTGAAGATGTACCGCAAAATAATTCTCCTATAACAGTCAGTTTTGTTACTTTCAAGGATAATAACGGTGTAATCTTGCCTGCTGAAACATACTACTATAATACCATTTCAAAATATATGAGGAGAGAGTACACTGACGAAGATGAATTAGAACTTTATGGAAACAAAGGTATTTTAGATCCTGATGAGGTGTCCTTTATCAACCTATATATCAATGGTGTATTGCAACCAAAAGTTAACTATTCAGTTAAAAAAGGCCTCCTAACCCTGCTAACTTCAGATACACCCCATGAAGGAGTCCCAATTACCTTGGAGTTCATAACAATAAGAAAGGTTAATGGGCAAATTCTTAAAGCAAAAACATATACTTATAATGCACTGGCCCATGAAAAAAATATTTACACCAACAATGATGAACTTAAAATTTACGGAAATAAAGGTATTCTTAATCCTAAAAATGTTTCATTTTATAATCTCTATATAAATGCTGTTATCCAACCTTTTGTTAACTATTCAGTACAAGAAGGCTTACTTACATTAAATACCATAGATCTACCATTAAAAGATTCACCTGTTTCATTGCAGTTTATACTTATAGGAAACGGATGTATATAGGAAATGATTATGGCCTGATATCCAAAAATTCTCCATAATATGGC encodes the following:
- a CDS encoding DUF4183 domain-containing protein, which codes for MTMGGIITEKQVKLPSGKSVVAKKFRVVIKGYISLYFIDENCMSEPIPFTTHKIFYLYAPKGTNLSFRLYDFKYCIDEICTNNNSPNIEIKVSLGTVVRSEAHVDLVVPAVEEPTENVCNYKIKKACINVTRVFDKCFFTNEINIPYQEEIIKAEVYLYNTLFYENKIEYTDDDELIEYGNMGILDPQEVSYFTLFINGVIQPSTNYEIKKGSLKLKTEDVPQNNSPITVSFVTFKDNNGVILPAETYYYNTISKYMRREYTDEDELELYGNKGILDPDEVSFINLYINGVLQPKVNYSVKKGLLTLLTSDTPHEGVPITLEFITIRKVNGQILKAKTYTYNALAHEKNIYTNNDELKIYGNKGILNPKNVSFYNLYINAVIQPFVNYSVQEGLLTLNTIDLPLKDSPVSLQFILIGNGCI